One stretch of Zingiber officinale cultivar Zhangliang chromosome 6B, Zo_v1.1, whole genome shotgun sequence DNA includes these proteins:
- the LOC121992312 gene encoding chloroplast stem-loop binding protein of 41 kDa a, chloroplastic-like: MAAASSSSYSVASSLSSLRFTSSRYLPSLTHYYLPSTPFPSLFSSPSPSRRSSYRPLTRRPTFSAKAASVDRKSVLIVNTNSGGHAVIGFYFAQQLLASGHDVTVLTVGDEGSDKMKKPPFTRFSELVSAGGKTLWGDPAKVAEIVSGVKFDVVFENNGKDLDTVKPVADWAKSSGVAQFLYISSAGIYKTSDEVPHVEGDLVKEDASHVGVEKYIAELSFSSFAIFRPQYMIGSGNNKDCEEWFFDRIVRDRPVPLPGSGMQLTNISHVRDLSSMLSLAVENSIAANGKIFNCVSDRAVTFNGLAKLCAKAADRELKLVHYDPKSVGVDARKAFPFRNMHFYAEPRAAKEVLGWTGTTNLPEDLKERFQEYVEIGRDKKDLKFDVDDKILESLKVEVTA; encoded by the exons AtggccgccgcctcctcctcctcctactcCGTCGCTTCCTCTCTTTCTTCCCTCCGCTTCACGTCTTCTCGCTATCTGCCTTCTCTCACTCATTACTATCTCCCATCCACCCCATTCCCCTCTCTATtctcctccccctccccctcccgtCGCTCCTCCTACCGCCCTCTCACGAGACGCCCTACCTTCTCTGCGAAAGCTGCCTCCGTCGACAGGAAGAGCGTCCTCATCGTCAATACCAACAGCGGGGGCCATGCCGTCATCGGGTTCTACTTCGCACAGCAGCTCCTCGCCTCCGGCCACGACGTCACCGTTCTCACCGTCGGAGATGAGGGCTCTGACAAGATGAAGAAACCCCCTTTCACAAGATTCTCT GAGCTGGTAAGCGCTGGGGGGAAAACGCTCTGGGGAGACCCTGCGAAGGTGGCCGAGATTGTTAGCGGAGTCAAATTTGATGTTGTTTTCGAAAACAACGGGAAGGATTTGGACACTGTCAA GCCTGTAGCAGATTGGGCGAAGTCTAGTGGAGTGGCACAATTCCTGTACATTAGTAGCGCTGGGATTTACAAAACAAGCGACGAGGTTCCTCATGTCGAAGGG GATCTTGTCAAAGAAGATGCTAGTCATGTAGGCGTGGAGAAATATATAGCAGAGTTATCTTTCAGTAGTTTTGCAATATTTCGTCCGCAGTACATGATAGGATCTGGAAACAACAAAGACTGTGAGGAGTGGTTTTTCGATA GAATTGTTCGTGATCGCCCCGTTCCACTCCCTGGATCAGGAATGCAGCTGACCAACATTTCACATGTGAGGGATTTGTCGAGCATGCTGTCTCTGGCTGTCGAGAACAGCATTGCTGCCAATGGCAAAATCTTCAATTGTGTCAGTGATCGCGCTGTAACATTCAATGGCCTTGCAAAACTTTGCGCAAAAGCAGCTGACCGCGAGCTCAAACTTGTTCACTATGATCCAAAATCTGTCGGAGTCGATGCTAGGAAAGCATTTCCTTTCAGAAACATG CACTTCTATGCAGAACCAAGAGCAGCAAAGGAAGTACTAGGATGGACCGGCACGACTAACCTCCCCGAAGATCTAAAGGAGCGATTCCAAGAGTATGTAGAAATCGGGAGAGACAAGAAGGACTTAAAATTTGATGTCGACGATAAGATATTGGAGTCTCTTAAAGTTGAAGTTACTGCATAG
- the LOC121992313 gene encoding peptidyl-prolyl cis-trans isomerase NIMA-interacting 4-like, with protein sequence MGKDSKPKESSGKGKGKQAASAADDGASKGKGKAGKSSDGLGTCTYVKARHVLCEKQGKINEAYKKLQDGWLSNGDKVPPAEFAKIAAEYSECPSGKKGGDLGWFPRGKMAGPFQDVAFSTPIGATSAPFKSTHGYHIILSEGRKN encoded by the exons ATGGGGAAAGACTCGAAGCCCAAGGAATCGAGCGGCAAGGGGAAGGGAAAGCAGGCGGCCTCTGCAGCCGATGATGGCGCCTCGAAGGGTAAAGGGAAGGCTGGCAAGTCGAGTGACGGGCTCGGTACCTGCACTTATGTCAAAG CAAGGCATGTCTTGTGTGAAAAACAAGGCAAGATAAATGAAGCCTACAAGAAACTACAAGATGGTTGGCTAAGCAATGGGGACAAGGTTCCTCCTGCAGAATTTGCTAAG ATCGCAGCAGAGTACTCTGAGTGTCCATCGGGGAAGAAAGGTGGTGATCTTGGATGGTTTCCTCGTGGGAAAATGGCAGGCCCATTCCAGGACGTCGCATTTAGTACACCTATTGGAGCCACCAGTGCACCATTCAAATCAAC GCATGGTTATCACATCATTCTGAGTGAAGGGAGGAAAAATTGA